The Dyadobacter sp. 676 DNA window CGATTGCCGGCGATTATGTCTCCACTTTCACAGCCAGGAACCAGAATACGAGTGCCAACGCGTCTTTCCGGATCATGGTTAAGACGTCGCTGCTGTCAGGCTGGTTTGGTATCCTGGTGATTTTACTGGCTGTCGGCTTGGTGTATCAATTGATCAGAAAGTACGGTAGACGATAAGTTTATGGAAAATCCTGTCATTGATTTGAAGGGGTTAACCAAATGCTATGGTTCGTTCAAAGCCGTCGATAACCTGAACCTAACGATCGGCAAGGGCGAGATATTCGGCCTGCTGGGCCCCAACGGCGCGGGTAAGACTACGACCATCCTCATGATGCTCGGACTCACCGAACCTACTGCGGGCACGGCTACCGTTTGCGGCTTTAATGCCACGACCCACCCGATCGCGGTAAAACGGAAGGTAGGTTACATGCCCGACAGCGTTGGCTTTTACGATAGCATGACCGCCCTGGACAACCTGATCTACACCGCCAGGCTGAACGGCATTCCGGGCGCCGAGGCCGGCAAGCGGGCGCTGGATTTGATGAACGCCATCGGACTGGGCGCGGCCACGGACAAAAAAACGTCCGTTTTTTCCAGGGGAATGAAGCAAAGGCTCGGCCTGGCGGAAGTGCTGATCAAGCGCCCGGAGGTGATCATCCTGGACGAGCCCACGCTCGGCATCGACCCCGCGGGTGTAAAGGAGTTCCTTTCGCTGATCCGTCAACTCAGCAGGGAACAGGGACTGACCGTATTGCTATCCTCGCACCACCTGCATCAGGTGCAGCAGGTATGCGACCGTGTAGGCATATTTGCCGGCGGAAAAATGCGGATGGAAGGCAATATCGCCAACCTCTCGCAGAACCTATTCACCAGCGAACCATACACGGTAACCGTAACGCTCAAAAACCCCCTGCCCGAATCGTGGGAACACGCCGCGGAGCTGCGGGCAGTCGACGGTGTAAAACAATTCGCGATTACCGAAAAGGTGATCGAGATCGCCTGCGTTTCCGACGTCACTCCCGATATCGTACGCTTCTTTGTAAACGGAGGCCACGATGTGATGGGTGTCCACAAGAGGGAATTCGGGCTCGACGAAATTTATCAAAAATACTTTGAGAATAATTTAACCGAAAACAATTCCAATGACAAGTCTCGCAGTATTTTCCAAAAGTATTTCGAGAAAAGGTGAAGCCGCCGCAGATTCGCCCGGACCTTTCCGGGTAATGGTGGCCAAAGAGGTGGCGGACCATATCCGGAGCTGGCGGTTCATAGTACTGTTTACGCTGATCCTGCTGACATTTGCGGGGGCCCTGTCGGTCTCCCTGGGCAATATCAGGAATACGGTTTCGAATGTGCAGGACCCCGACAGTACATTTGTTTACCTGAAACTGCTGACCGCCACCGACGGCAATATGCCGCCTTTCCATGTGTTTATGAACTTTCTCGGGCCGTTACTCGGCATAGCGCTGGGTTTCGACGCGATCAATTCAGAGCAAAACAACGGGACGCTCATACGTCTGATGGCACAACCGGTGTACCGCGATAATCTGATCCTCGCCAAGTTTGCCAGCGCATTGCTCATCGTAGCCTGCCTTTTCACGGCCCTCGCCCTGCTGATGATCGGTGCCGGTCTGACGATCACCGGGGTATGGATCGAACCGGCAGAGGTCTTACGCATCTTTGGCTTCATCTTCATGACCGTCATTTACGTGGGCTTCTGGCTGAGCCTGTCGATATTATTCTCCATCCGGTTCAAACAGGCGGCCACTGCGGCACTGGCCGCCATCGGTATCTGGTTATTTTTTACAGTGTTTTACCAGATCGTCGTCAATCTCGTGATCGGCGCTTTCATTCCGAAACAAATCCTGCTTACCCAGGAGCAGATCAGGTACAACGAAATGGCCCTGAATATACTTCGACTGGCACCCAGCCAGCTTTATTCCGACGCGACGACCACGTTGCTCATGCCTTCCGTACGCAGCCTGGGACCACTTACGATGGAGCAGCTGGCAGGAGCTATCCCCTCCCCCCTCCCATTCAGGGAAAGCCTGATGGTCGTTTGGCCGCAGGTAAGCGGATTGCTGGCGGCGACGTGCTTCTGCTTTGCCTGGTCGTATTACCTGTTTATGCGGCGGGAAATCAGAAGTTAAAAGCAGCTTGCTGAAAAACGATTTCCAGGTCTATTTTCGAATAAAAAGCAGTCCTGGCGTGTGCCGGGGCTGCTTTCTGTTTTTCGGGCTGACAAAAGAGCAGCTGGCACAAATTTTGCTTGTCGGCTGGCGTCAAGAATAATATGGCATTGCCAGGATTTGTTTCACGATAAATTTCTGTCAAATGACGATATTTTCAAAGGCACCACACTTGCGGCGGGAATCCTCCCATGCAGCACGGTTGATAAAAAACATCCGCAATTTTCCCGAACGTCTTCTTTGCCGCAAGCCTCCCTGGAACTGTTTTGAACAATTCCGGACCTGACCACGTCCGGATAGCCGCGGCACCGCGCCATTCGTGCTGTGGCATCGTGTCCCTTTCAACAGGGCGAAGCATTTTTATGGATTTTTTAACTTGTAAAACGACGCATATGAAAATCGCACAAATAGCGCCGCTATACGAATCAGTACCTCCCAAATTATATGGCGGGACCGAAAGAGTCGTGTCCTACCTGACCGAAGAATTGGTTAACCACGGCCACGACGTCACCTTGTTTGCAGCCGGCGATTCGGAAACCAGGGCTAAGCTGGTTAGTCCCGTCGGCTCGGCACTGCGGCTGGACCCATCGGTAACCGACCCGATCGCGTTTCATATTATCCAGATGCAGGACGTCGCCGATCTGGCCGGCGAGTTCGATGTTCTGCATTTCCACACCGATTACTTCCATTTCCCGTTCACCAGCACGCTCCCGAAGCCTGTGCTGACAACGCTGCACGGCCGCCTCGACTTGCCGGAACTGCAACATATCTACCGCAGATTCAATCGCCAGAATGTGGTATCGATTTCGAATCACCAGCGGCTTCCCTTGCCCAACGCCCATTGGCTCGATACGGTGTACCATGGCTTGCCCGGGCAGCTCTACAAACCCGGCCGGGGCGACGGCGATTACGTTGCGTTCATCGGAAGGATTTCGCGCGAGAAGAGGCCGGACCGCGCCATAGAAATCGCCGGACGGGCGGGAATGAAGCTCAAAATTGCCGCCAAAATAGACAAGGCCGACCGCCAGTATTATGAAAGCACTATCAGGCCGCTATTGCAGCAGCCACATGTGGAATTCATCGGTGAAATCGGCGAAGACCTGAAAGGGCCGTTTTTGGGCAGGGCAAAAGCGTTGCTTTTCCCTATCGATTGGCCCGAGCCCTTTGGCATGGTGATGATCGAAGCCATGGCGTGCGGCACACCGGTAATTGCCTTCCGGAATGGCTCCGTTCCCGAAGTTTTGCAGGATGGCGTCAACGGGTTTATCGTCGATTCCGTGGAGGAGGCCGTCGCCGCGCTCGACCGCATCGACCTGATCGACAGGAGAGAAGTGAGGCGGTGTTTCGAAGAACGGTTTACCGCGGGCGTTATGACGGCAAACTACGAGCGAATTTATGCGCGGCTGCTGGCGAAACAGCATGGTCCCGATGCATCCCGCTCGCTTAACAGTACCTTTTCAGCAGAAAACGCCGCTTAGTTATGGAAGATCAGATCACATCATTGAATACCATCGATATTTCATTGCTCGACGACCGGACGCAGGTGCTCAATTACCGGGATACATTCGCAATTCTGAACCGGTCGGGTGATATAACAGCGTCGGGCGGGCACGCTTTTGGCATTTACCACAGGGATACGCGCTATATCAGCAGCCTGTCGCTGTCGGTCAACGGTGTCCGGCCCCGGTTGCTGGGCTCCTCCATCAAGGAAGAGAACGAAATCCTGTCTATCGACCTGACAAACCCCACGCTTACCCTGGACAACGGCCTGACGATCGAGCAAGGGCAGATCCACATCAGGCGGAGCCAGTTCCTGCGTTCAGGTTACTTTTATGAAAAAATCCAGCTTCAATCCTTCGCCGGGGACACATGCCCTGTGAAGTTATCGCTCAGGTTCGGCAGCGACTTTTTGGACATCTTTGAGGTACGGGGAATTCAAAGAGAAAGAAGAGGTCTCAGGGGCATGCCCGTTATCGACGACCAGTCAATCATCATGTATTACGACGGCCTGGACGGCGTGAAAAGGACGGCCAGGGTGAGCTTTCCGAGAGTTTTCGAATACGAAACCCAGGTCCCCGCCGCGCATTTCGACTTCGAGCTCCTGCCCGGCAAAAGTGCCGAACTGGACTACTCCATTCAATTCCGGGAGGAGCATCAGACCGACGACGCTTATCCCAAAAGCTATAAAGAAGCCCGGCCGCTGCTTGAACCGGAGTTGCGGAGAACAAGCGCGATGTTCCCCCGCATCGATACATCCAACGAGCAGTTCACGCACTGGCTGAACCGTTCCAAAATCGATTTGATATCCCTGCTGGCCGACACCCCGCAAGGCAAATATCCTTACGCCGGCGTCCCATGGTACAATACCGCTTTCGGCCGCGACGGGTTGATAACCGCCCTGCAAACTCTGTGGGCAGCCCCGGACCTTGCCAGGGACGTGCTCTTTTTCCTGGCAAGCCGGCAAGCCGTGAAGGCTGACCCCGCCGCCGATGCCGAGCCCGGTAAAATCCTGCACGAAACGCGTAACGGCGAAATGGTCGCGCTCAACGAGGTCCCGTTTCGCCAGTATTACGGCAGCATCGATTCCACGCCGCTGTTTGTCATGCTGGCGGGCAGATACTACGAGCGAACCGCCGACAAAGCTACTATTGAGGCATTGTGGCCCAACGTCAGAGCCGCTCTCGAGTGGATCGACCGCTATGGCGACCTGGATGGCGACGGGTTCCTCGAATATCAGCATAAGGCCGAAAACGGGTTGACCAATCAGGCATGGAAGGACAGTTTCGATTCTGTTTTTTACGATAACGGCGAACTGGCCGCGCCGCCGATCGCCATGTGCGAGGTGCAGGGGTACGTCTACGCCGCCAAAAAAAAGGCCGCTGTCCTGGCCGGGGCAATGGGCGAACCGGACCTTGCCGCGGAACTGGAAGAAAGCGCCGGACAATTAAAAATCGAGTTCCACAAGCGGTTCTGGGACGAAGCGCTTCAATGTTACGTGCTCGCTCTGGACGGCAACAAAAAAACCTGCCGTGTCAAATCCTCCAATGCGGGACAGCTGCTGTACACGGGAATCGTTCCCGACCAGTTTGCCGCGCCATTGGCGGCTACGCTGTTAAAGCCGGACATGTTCAGTGGCTGGGGCCTGCGTACCGTGTCGTCCGAATCGGCTCGGTATAATCCGATGTCTTATCACAATGGCTCGATATGGCCCCATGATGTGTCGTTGGTTGCAATGGGCATGGCCCGTTATGGACTTCACCGGGAAGCCTATCAACTGGTAACTTCGCTCTTCGATGCGTCGCTGTTCCTGCCATTGCAACGTTTGCCGGAGCTGTATTGCGGCTTCGAGCGGCGTAAGGGAGAAGGCCCGACCCCGTATCCGGTTGCCTGTTCACCCCAGGCATGGTCGGTAGCGGCGGCCTTTCAGGTCATCGAGGCTATCCTGCTTCCCGGTTTCGACCCCGCGAAGGGAACTCTGACGATCAACGCGGACGGGTTACCCGCATATCTGGATGAGATCCGTGTGAGCGGTCTCAGGGTCGGCACCAGCGCCTACGATGTCCGGTTCAGGAAGGAATCCGGGCCGGAAATTCGGAAGATGTAATGGCGTCAGCCGGTCCTTAACATATTGCCGTAGGCGCTGGGCAACGGACTGGCTTCAACCGCTTTGGCCGCGCGCTCAACGTCGTATTCGAAGCGGACAAACTCTACACCGACACTTTCTTTGTCCCGGGTGTTACTGTCCTCGCCGATGGTCAGCAATACGTAACAGCCACGTGGGTCCTGATCCTTGGGCTTCCCAACCGACCCGATATTGACAGCATGACGGTAACGGTCGCTTCGTCCGTTACCGGAGTTCAATATCCTGTGGTAAGGTTTATGGGTATGCCCGAAACACAGTATATCGGCGTCGGCCTGCTCCATGATCCGCATCATACTTTGCTGGTCCCGGTCTTCGAAAAGGTATTCGTTAACCTTGCGTGGACTGCCGTGTACCAACAGGACATCAAGCTTGCCGGGATTCAGCCGGAACACCAGACGGATATGGGCCGGTAATGTTCTGAGGTACGCCCGCTGTCCATCTCCAATGATTTCGTTGGTATAAGCAATGGACACCTTACCCATTGCTTTTTCCTCATCGGTTTTATAAGCACAGCCGCAGTTGTCGCTGTTGCGGCCGATCCCGAAATCGTAGTTACCGGCAATGGCGGGAATACGTCTTTTACGGATTTCATCGATCACCTCGTTCGGCCAGACGTTATAACCTACAAGGTCGCCCAAACAATAGATCGCGTCGGCATTGCGTGTTCCGACATCGTCGAAGAACGCCTCCAATGCGGGCAGATTGGCATGGATATCGGAGAACAAGGCGATTTTCATTTCAGGTGATTGTCGTCAAATCATATTTTTTGCGGATGCCTTCCGGCAAGCCGGGCTTCAATCGCAACAGCCGGGAGCGCAGCAGGTTCCGGCCGGCCTCAATGGCTTTTCGGCATATACCGTCACGCTGTAAATGCCGGTATTCCCGGCTTTGAAAGCAGCGATACCGGATTCGTCGAGGTAATTGGCCAGAATATCGTCGGGAATAACGATGGGTTTTTCCTTTTGCAGGGTCACGTTGGCGAAGCCGTTCACTTCGATCAGCGCCAGGTATTCGTCCTTTTGAATAGCTCCCGAAACACAGCCGGCATACATTTCCGCGGCCGAGCGGAGGCTGTCGGGTAAATCGCCGACCAATACGATGTCGGAGATACTGAAATGACCGCCTGGCTTCAAAACCCGGAATATTTCCCTGAAAACGCCGTCCTTATTAGGTACCAGGTTCAAAACGCAATTGCTGACAATCACATCGGCGATATTTGCCGACACCGGCATTTTTTCAATGTCTCCCTGCCGGAACTCGACATTATTGAAGCCGCGGGCTTCCGCGTTAAGCCTCGCCCGCTCTATCATCGCCGGAGTGAAATCGATACCGATCACCCTTCCCTCGCTGCCGGCCTCCGCACGTGCGACGAACGCATCGTTGCCCGCACCGCTGCCCAGGTCGATTACCGTATCCCCCGCCTCGATCCTGGCGAACCGGGTAGGCAAACCGCAGCCCAGGCCCAGGTCGGCATCCGGGTTATAACCTTTCAGCTCGGTATAATCGTCGCTCATGATGTTGTATACCTCCGTGGAGCAGCCGCCCGACCCGCAGCATGAAGATTGGTTTGTGTCCTTGTCCTGCAAAGCGATTTCACTGTATTTCTGCCTTACAAGCTCCTTCAATTGTTCTTCGGTTTGCATTTCCGTTTTATTTTAATCGTACTATTGCAATATTGCGATGATTTCGGAAGAAAAAAATTGTTAACAGCAATTCGCTCCTTTCAGGTCTACCTCCCGAAAGAAATTGCTGAACAGTGCATTATACTTGTTCCACACTTTCGGATTAATACAATAGCATACACTTACGCCTTCGACTGTCCCCTGGATGATCCCCGCTGTTTTCAATTCTTTCAGGTGCTGGGAAGTCGTCGCCTGCGCGAGCCCAAGCTCTTCCACCAGATCGCCGCATACGCAGGCGTTCTTTTTCACCAGGTATTGCAGGATCGCGATGCGGGCGGGATGTGCAATGGCTTTCGCCATCAGGGCAAGTTCATTTTGTTCCTTCGTGAATAAATCCGTTTTGGTAGCGCCCATGATTCAGATCCTAATTTCATCGTAATATTACGATTAAATTGGGGTTACTTCCAAATCTTTTATTTTTTTTCTGAATGGAAATCCCTGAGGCAATAAGATATACACGGCTTCCGGTGTTTAAGTCGCGTCTAACCGGGGTACTCACTGGGCGCCTTGCCGAATTTTTTCTTGAATGAATGGGAAAAATGGGACAGGCTTTCGAATCCCAGGTCCAGGTAAATGGCGGACGGCTTTTTATTTTTGGTTTCAATGAGGTGCCTCGCTTCCAGGAGCCGGCGCTCTTGCAGCCAATGCCTGGGAGCCATGCCAAATATCTTTTGAAAATCTCGCTTGAAACCTGCCAAGCTCCTTCCCGTAAGCCGCGCAAATTTTTCGACGGGAACATTATAATGAAAGTTGCTGAGCATAAACTTTTCCAGGTCCATTTTATATGGCTCCGAAAAATCGAACAGCAGCTCTTCAAGCCCCGGTTTGGAATGTATGAGCAAATGTACCGCTTCTTTCACTTTGAGTGTCGCAAGCCGTGCTGTAACCGCCCCCTGCGGATTTCGGATATAGGGAATTACCGATTGGAAAAAAGCACGAAGGAAGTCGTTTGCGGGAATCAGCACATTCGGCGGTCCGGAGTATTTGCGCCCCGTTTCCACTTGCTCCTCAAGGGCAATCGCCCGGAGCAGCTCCTCCTGCAAACAGATAACAATGGTTTCGTAGTCCTGGTCGTCGAGCGGGGTCTTTGTGATTTCCCCCAACTGGTTCTTTTGTATCAAAAGCATTTCACCGGCACCCATGGCGATCTTCTGCGTGGCCGTTTCGAGCGAAAAACGGCCCGAAACCTGCATCACCAGCGTATTATGTTCCATGAACGCCACTTTGTCTTTTCTCTCCTTCGAAAAATAGGAGTAAAAGATGACGCCGGGAAGTATTTCGGTTGGATTTGTCACGAGGTAAAGATATTAAAAGCAGGGCTTTTTAACACCCTGCCTTTGCTTGTTCCCGCTATCGCTGCAGGTAAGTGCTGCCGAGTGTCGCGCCGGGGGCAAAATGCGTGTCAAGTGCAATCATCTCCTCCGGACTGAACGCAATGTCCATGGCCGCTATGTTTTCGGGCAGACGGGACCTGCGGCTCATGCTTACCAACGGCATAATATGGCTGCCCTGGGCGTTCACCCACGCGATCGCCAGCTGTGTGGGCGTGCATCCCTTCTCCTTCGCCATTTGTTTCAACCATTCCACTTTTTCCAGGTTGCGGACCAGATTTTCGCCCTGGAAACGGGAGAAATGGAGACGGTAGTCATCCGCCGGAAGAGGCGGCTCGATATCGCCGGTGAGCAAACCTTCGGCCGTATTGGCAAATGCCACCACCCCGATGCCCAGTTCTTTCGCGGCGGGGAGCAAGTCGGCTTCGATCTGCCTGTCGGCCAGCGAATACCCGATTTCCAGCGCCGTAACGGGATGAACGCTGTGTGCTTTCCGCAATTGGTCGGCGGTGATTTCGGAAACACCCAGGTACCGGACCTTCCCCTCTTTGATCAGCTCGCCGACGGTCCCTATCACGTCCTCTACGGGAACACTGTCGTCGAGCCGGCAGGGTTGATAGAGGTCGATGGTATCGATCCCCAGCCGTACCAGTGAATAGTTGATGAAATTTTTGATCGCGATGGGACGCAGGTCCAGTCCAAGCCATTGGCGGTTGTAAAATATCGCCCCGAACTTGACGCTGATAAAAGCATTGTCGCGCCGGCCCCGGATCGCTTTCCCGACTAACAGTTCGTTGTGCCCGGCACCGTAAAAATCACCCGTATTCAGGAAGTTAATGCCCGCATCCAGGGCGCTATGTATGGTTGCAATGCTCTCCGATTCATCACCGGCGCGACCTCCCCATACGGGCGACATACGCATGCAGCCTAATCCCAGTTTTGAAACAAGTGGCCCGTTCTGGCCCAGGTTTATTTTTGTTATCGTCGTCATCTGTTTTGATTTTTAACGATACAAAATTGCGCTCAGATCCGCCTTGACCGATTTCCTGCACGGCTCATTTTACTTGTCTGTATGGATCAAAATCCGCTGGTCGGGGCATCTTCCCGCGCCCGTTTCAGCCGCCGAAAGCTGACCAAACGCCCCGCCCGAAAAATCCGGAATTCGTATGATCCGGATTTTTTGGAAAAGCGGGCATTTGTTATTTATCTTTGTAACTAAGATAATTACTTACAGAGATATTCAAGAAACGGAGCGGAAAATCTAGCCGTCGACTCGCATTCACCGCCAACAGAACGCCATGAAGGCTATAACACAATGGAAAACAGTGAATTAAACGATAAATCAAAACCACGATGGACAAAACCGGAACAGTACACGAAACACCTGTTTATAACCCTTTTTCCCAAACCTTTTTCCACGGGACCAAAGCGGATTTAAAAATCGGCGACCTGATAGAAACCGGTTTCAATTCGAATTTCATCGATAGAAAACTAAAACATATTTATCTCTCCGCCACCCTGAATGCGGCCATCTGGGGCGCGGAGCTCGCTACTGGCGAGGGGCGTGAAAGAATATACCTCGTAGAGGCCACGGGCCCGCTGGAAGACGATCCGAACGTAACCGATAAAAAATTCCCGGGTAACCCTACGATGTCCTACCGTTCCACGCATCCTTTCAGGGTAATCGGCGAAGTTACGGTATGGCAAAGCCATTCCCCCGAGCAGATCA harbors:
- a CDS encoding AraC family transcriptional regulator is translated as MTNPTEILPGVIFYSYFSKERKDKVAFMEHNTLVMQVSGRFSLETATQKIAMGAGEMLLIQKNQLGEITKTPLDDQDYETIVICLQEELLRAIALEEQVETGRKYSGPPNVLIPANDFLRAFFQSVIPYIRNPQGAVTARLATLKVKEAVHLLIHSKPGLEELLFDFSEPYKMDLEKFMLSNFHYNVPVEKFARLTGRSLAGFKRDFQKIFGMAPRHWLQERRLLEARHLIETKNKKPSAIYLDLGFESLSHFSHSFKKKFGKAPSEYPG
- a CDS encoding metalloregulator ArsR/SmtB family transcription factor, whose product is MGATKTDLFTKEQNELALMAKAIAHPARIAILQYLVKKNACVCGDLVEELGLAQATTSQHLKELKTAGIIQGTVEGVSVCYCINPKVWNKYNALFSNFFREVDLKGANCC
- the arr gene encoding NAD(+)--rifampin ADP-ribosyltransferase, encoding MDKTGTVHETPVYNPFSQTFFHGTKADLKIGDLIETGFNSNFIDRKLKHIYLSATLNAAIWGAELATGEGRERIYLVEATGPLEDDPNVTDKKFPGNPTMSYRSTHPFRVIGEVTVWQSHSPEQIKTMKDGLEKLKQQGTLVIEE
- a CDS encoding ABC transporter permease subunit, with translation MTSLAVFSKSISRKGEAAADSPGPFRVMVAKEVADHIRSWRFIVLFTLILLTFAGALSVSLGNIRNTVSNVQDPDSTFVYLKLLTATDGNMPPFHVFMNFLGPLLGIALGFDAINSEQNNGTLIRLMAQPVYRDNLILAKFASALLIVACLFTALALLMIGAGLTITGVWIEPAEVLRIFGFIFMTVIYVGFWLSLSILFSIRFKQAATAALAAIGIWLFFTVFYQIVVNLVIGAFIPKQILLTQEQIRYNEMALNILRLAPSQLYSDATTTLLMPSVRSLGPLTMEQLAGAIPSPLPFRESLMVVWPQVSGLLAATCFCFAWSYYLFMRREIRS
- a CDS encoding aldo/keto reductase — translated: MTTITKINLGQNGPLVSKLGLGCMRMSPVWGGRAGDESESIATIHSALDAGINFLNTGDFYGAGHNELLVGKAIRGRRDNAFISVKFGAIFYNRQWLGLDLRPIAIKNFINYSLVRLGIDTIDLYQPCRLDDSVPVEDVIGTVGELIKEGKVRYLGVSEITADQLRKAHSVHPVTALEIGYSLADRQIEADLLPAAKELGIGVVAFANTAEGLLTGDIEPPLPADDYRLHFSRFQGENLVRNLEKVEWLKQMAKEKGCTPTQLAIAWVNAQGSHIMPLVSMSRRSRLPENIAAMDIAFSPEEMIALDTHFAPGATLGSTYLQR
- a CDS encoding glycosyltransferase family 4 protein; its protein translation is MKIAQIAPLYESVPPKLYGGTERVVSYLTEELVNHGHDVTLFAAGDSETRAKLVSPVGSALRLDPSVTDPIAFHIIQMQDVADLAGEFDVLHFHTDYFHFPFTSTLPKPVLTTLHGRLDLPELQHIYRRFNRQNVVSISNHQRLPLPNAHWLDTVYHGLPGQLYKPGRGDGDYVAFIGRISREKRPDRAIEIAGRAGMKLKIAAKIDKADRQYYESTIRPLLQQPHVEFIGEIGEDLKGPFLGRAKALLFPIDWPEPFGMVMIEAMACGTPVIAFRNGSVPEVLQDGVNGFIVDSVEEAVAALDRIDLIDRREVRRCFEERFTAGVMTANYERIYARLLAKQHGPDASRSLNSTFSAENAA
- a CDS encoding amylo-alpha-1,6-glucosidase — encoded protein: MEDQITSLNTIDISLLDDRTQVLNYRDTFAILNRSGDITASGGHAFGIYHRDTRYISSLSLSVNGVRPRLLGSSIKEENEILSIDLTNPTLTLDNGLTIEQGQIHIRRSQFLRSGYFYEKIQLQSFAGDTCPVKLSLRFGSDFLDIFEVRGIQRERRGLRGMPVIDDQSIIMYYDGLDGVKRTARVSFPRVFEYETQVPAAHFDFELLPGKSAELDYSIQFREEHQTDDAYPKSYKEARPLLEPELRRTSAMFPRIDTSNEQFTHWLNRSKIDLISLLADTPQGKYPYAGVPWYNTAFGRDGLITALQTLWAAPDLARDVLFFLASRQAVKADPAADAEPGKILHETRNGEMVALNEVPFRQYYGSIDSTPLFVMLAGRYYERTADKATIEALWPNVRAALEWIDRYGDLDGDGFLEYQHKAENGLTNQAWKDSFDSVFYDNGELAAPPIAMCEVQGYVYAAKKKAAVLAGAMGEPDLAAELEESAGQLKIEFHKRFWDEALQCYVLALDGNKKTCRVKSSNAGQLLYTGIVPDQFAAPLAATLLKPDMFSGWGLRTVSSESARYNPMSYHNGSIWPHDVSLVAMGMARYGLHREAYQLVTSLFDASLFLPLQRLPELYCGFERRKGEGPTPYPVACSPQAWSVAAAFQVIEAILLPGFDPAKGTLTINADGLPAYLDEIRVSGLRVGTSAYDVRFRKESGPEIRKM
- a CDS encoding metallophosphoesterase family protein, translating into MKIALFSDIHANLPALEAFFDDVGTRNADAIYCLGDLVGYNVWPNEVIDEIRKRRIPAIAGNYDFGIGRNSDNCGCAYKTDEEKAMGKVSIAYTNEIIGDGQRAYLRTLPAHIRLVFRLNPGKLDVLLVHGSPRKVNEYLFEDRDQQSMMRIMEQADADILCFGHTHKPYHRILNSGNGRSDRYRHAVNIGSVGKPKDQDPRGCYVLLTIGEDSNTRDKESVGVEFVRFEYDVERAAKAVEASPLPSAYGNMLRTG
- a CDS encoding arsenite methyltransferase, producing the protein MQTEEQLKELVRQKYSEIALQDKDTNQSSCCGSGGCSTEVYNIMSDDYTELKGYNPDADLGLGCGLPTRFARIEAGDTVIDLGSGAGNDAFVARAEAGSEGRVIGIDFTPAMIERARLNAEARGFNNVEFRQGDIEKMPVSANIADVIVSNCVLNLVPNKDGVFREIFRVLKPGGHFSISDIVLVGDLPDSLRSAAEMYAGCVSGAIQKDEYLALIEVNGFANVTLQKEKPIVIPDDILANYLDESGIAAFKAGNTGIYSVTVYAEKPLRPAGTCCAPGCCD
- a CDS encoding ABC transporter ATP-binding protein, which gives rise to MENPVIDLKGLTKCYGSFKAVDNLNLTIGKGEIFGLLGPNGAGKTTTILMMLGLTEPTAGTATVCGFNATTHPIAVKRKVGYMPDSVGFYDSMTALDNLIYTARLNGIPGAEAGKRALDLMNAIGLGAATDKKTSVFSRGMKQRLGLAEVLIKRPEVIILDEPTLGIDPAGVKEFLSLIRQLSREQGLTVLLSSHHLHQVQQVCDRVGIFAGGKMRMEGNIANLSQNLFTSEPYTVTVTLKNPLPESWEHAAELRAVDGVKQFAITEKVIEIACVSDVTPDIVRFFVNGGHDVMGVHKREFGLDEIYQKYFENNLTENNSNDKSRSIFQKYFEKR